Proteins from a genomic interval of Hornefia porci:
- a CDS encoding pirin family protein: MKRTIRKAVTGFRTVDGAGVSLVRVLGHDDVEEFDPILMLDSFDSTSPEDYTAGFPMHPHRGIETVSYLYRGKMVHKDTLGNEDCISDGEVQWMNSGSGILHEEQVPAAERLLGVQLWLNLPEEDKMSVPTYRAIRRNEIREIPFEGGFLRLLAGVYGEYQGHRGDHLPLDYYDVHLDENAELVIPTEEDESVMVFTLLGDALVADEPVREKTAVKLTEGDSLSLRGAAGGSQILVMKSRALHEPVAWAGPIVMNSGQELSEAFLELEEGTFIRERPDFNTGR, encoded by the coding sequence ATGAAGAGAACGATCAGAAAGGCAGTAACAGGTTTCCGTACGGTGGACGGTGCAGGCGTGAGTCTGGTTCGCGTGCTGGGACATGATGATGTGGAGGAATTCGATCCGATCCTGATGCTGGACTCATTTGACAGCACCAGTCCCGAGGATTACACCGCCGGTTTTCCGATGCATCCGCATCGCGGAATTGAAACGGTGAGCTATCTCTATCGGGGGAAGATGGTACACAAAGATACCCTGGGAAATGAGGACTGCATATCCGACGGAGAGGTTCAGTGGATGAACTCCGGATCGGGAATTCTTCATGAGGAGCAGGTGCCGGCGGCTGAGCGTCTGCTGGGCGTTCAGCTCTGGCTGAACCTTCCGGAAGAGGATAAAATGAGCGTCCCGACTTACCGTGCGATAAGGAGAAATGAAATCAGGGAAATTCCCTTTGAGGGAGGGTTCCTCCGTCTGCTTGCCGGCGTTTACGGAGAGTATCAGGGCCACCGCGGAGATCATCTTCCGCTGGACTACTATGACGTACATCTGGATGAAAACGCGGAGCTTGTGATTCCCACAGAGGAGGATGAATCCGTGATGGTATTCACCCTTCTGGGAGACGCGCTCGTTGCAGATGAGCCGGTCAGAGAGAAGACTGCAGTGAAGCTGACTGAGGGAGACAGTCTGTCCCTGCGGGGGGCGGCCGGCGGTTCACAGATTCTGGTGATGAAATCCAGAGCGCTGCATGAACCGGTGGCCTGGGCGGGACCCATTGTCATGAATTCCGGACAGGAGCTTAGCGAAGCCTTCCTCGAACTGGAAGAAGGAACTTTTATCAGAGAACGCCCGGACTTCAACACCGGGCGTTGA
- a CDS encoding sigma-54 interaction domain-containing protein yields the protein MKEFEGYLFKLHELEKILEASFDGIMVTDGEGNCLLANSSYTRNTGIRHDDIVGHNLKELINPVWMKRSVALEVIRAGEPMSLEHDTQNGNHIIVTGTPIFDENHNLVRVVINTRDISEIKQMRAKLDEAQSMEKLYLKSLGLSKELICINDEPVVINNRMRDIFEVAKRVSSYNTTVLITGESGTGKEIVARYIHKMDKCRRSKPFIVINCGAMPSNLLESELFGYTEGAFTGAIKGGKKGLFEEANGGVLFLDEIGEMEHQMQVKLLRVLEGRKIKRIGQAEEIPVNVRIIAATNRNLEEEVAAGRFREDLYYRLNVVSLKVPPLRERGEEIVPLAIKFINYFNNLYGTQKQLTYDLMRGFEQYEWPGNIRELKNVIENLVVTTEDDYIYSTDLPWERDKRIHIKEADAGGTITLKDAVANFESRFLANAKEKYGTTEKMAEILDVNQSTISRKLKRYGIN from the coding sequence TTGAAAGAATTTGAAGGATATCTTTTTAAACTGCACGAGCTTGAGAAGATACTCGAAGCGTCCTTTGACGGGATCATGGTGACGGACGGAGAGGGAAACTGTCTGTTGGCGAATTCTTCATACACGAGGAATACAGGCATACGACATGACGATATCGTGGGTCACAACCTGAAAGAGCTTATCAATCCGGTATGGATGAAACGATCTGTCGCTCTGGAGGTGATCCGGGCGGGGGAGCCGATGAGTCTCGAGCATGACACGCAGAACGGGAATCATATCATCGTAACCGGAACGCCGATTTTCGATGAGAATCACAATCTGGTCCGTGTTGTAATCAATACCCGCGACATTTCGGAAATCAAGCAGATGAGAGCCAAGCTCGACGAGGCGCAGTCGATGGAGAAGCTGTATCTGAAAAGCCTCGGACTGAGCAAGGAGCTGATCTGCATCAATGACGAGCCGGTGGTGATCAACAACAGAATGAGAGATATTTTCGAGGTGGCAAAGCGAGTCAGTTCTTATAACACGACGGTTCTGATCACCGGGGAATCGGGAACCGGAAAGGAAATCGTCGCGCGGTACATCCATAAGATGGATAAGTGCCGCAGAAGCAAGCCGTTCATCGTGATCAACTGCGGTGCGATGCCGTCGAACCTTCTGGAATCGGAGCTCTTCGGATACACCGAAGGTGCGTTCACCGGAGCGATTAAGGGCGGAAAGAAGGGTCTGTTTGAAGAAGCGAACGGAGGAGTCCTGTTTCTGGATGAAATCGGAGAGATGGAGCATCAGATGCAGGTGAAGCTGCTCCGCGTGCTGGAGGGGCGTAAAATAAAGAGGATCGGTCAGGCAGAGGAAATTCCTGTAAACGTGAGGATCATAGCGGCCACAAACCGAAACCTTGAAGAGGAGGTCGCAGCAGGAAGATTCCGGGAGGATCTGTACTATCGGCTGAACGTCGTATCTCTGAAGGTTCCGCCGCTTCGTGAACGGGGAGAGGAAATCGTTCCGCTTGCAATTAAATTCATCAATTATTTTAATAATCTTTACGGGACACAAAAGCAGCTGACCTATGATCTGATGCGGGGATTTGAGCAGTATGAATGGCCGGGAAATATCCGGGAACTGAAAAATGTCATTGAGAATCTGGTGGTAACGACAGAGGACGACTATATATACAGCACAGATCTTCCCTGGGAGAGAGACAAACGGATTCACATTAAAGAAGCGGACGCGGGCGGAACGATTACGCTGAAAGATGCAGTAGCTAATTTTGAAAGCCGGTTCCTTGCAAATGCAAAGGAGAAATACGGAACGACGGAAAAGATGGCGGAGATTCTTGACGTGAACCAGTCGACGATTTCGCGGAAGCTGAAACGCTACGGGATCAATTAA
- a CDS encoding thiolase family protein, with protein sequence MRNVVIIAGCRTPIGTIGGQFRTLTSLDLSIPVMQNLITRSGIDPGTINDVIWGCNYQRTYKENNLARVAAYKAGLPETVPGITIHRNCTSSMSAIQFAYYQIKAGEADCIMAGGADSMSTAPHMVFGARYGKKFGHMELRDSMWDSLTNLGIGPAMGITAENVAEEYHVTREEMDRYALRSQQRAVAAIDEGRFKEEIIPITVSGKKGDKTYDTDEYPRRDASYEALAKLKPTFKEGGTVTAGNASGMNDAASGVILMSEDQARALGVPIMARIVSVATTGVAPEMMGIGPISASHSALAKAGMTMDQMDLVEINEAFAAQCLACQKTLGIPDEKLNVNGSGISLGHPVGATGSRLVITLMYELKRRKQKYGLATLCAGGGMGTAVIIEMA encoded by the coding sequence ATGAGAAATGTTGTGATAATTGCCGGCTGCAGAACGCCGATCGGTACGATCGGCGGGCAGTTCAGGACTCTGACATCGCTGGATTTGTCGATTCCGGTGATGCAGAATCTGATCACGCGTTCGGGAATCGATCCCGGAACGATCAATGATGTGATCTGGGGATGTAACTATCAGCGCACGTACAAGGAAAATAATCTGGCCCGGGTCGCCGCATATAAGGCAGGGCTCCCGGAAACCGTGCCGGGAATCACGATTCACCGGAACTGTACCTCGTCCATGTCGGCTATCCAGTTCGCCTATTACCAGATTAAGGCCGGAGAGGCTGACTGTATCATGGCCGGCGGCGCAGACAGCATGAGTACAGCGCCCCACATGGTGTTCGGAGCGAGATACGGGAAAAAGTTCGGACATATGGAGCTGAGAGACTCCATGTGGGATTCTCTGACCAATCTCGGAATCGGACCGGCGATGGGAATAACGGCGGAAAACGTGGCGGAGGAATACCACGTTACGCGGGAAGAGATGGATCGGTACGCCCTGCGTTCGCAGCAGAGAGCGGTCGCGGCGATTGATGAAGGAAGATTCAAGGAGGAAATCATCCCGATTACCGTCAGCGGCAAGAAGGGTGACAAGACCTATGATACAGACGAGTACCCCAGACGGGACGCGTCCTATGAAGCACTGGCGAAGCTGAAGCCCACTTTCAAGGAGGGCGGAACTGTGACAGCCGGTAACGCGTCGGGCATGAACGACGCCGCGTCAGGAGTGATTCTGATGTCTGAGGATCAGGCCCGGGCTCTGGGAGTTCCGATTATGGCGAGGATCGTTTCTGTCGCTACGACCGGAGTCGCACCGGAGATGATGGGAATCGGCCCGATCAGCGCAAGCCACAGCGCCCTGGCGAAGGCCGGAATGACCATGGATCAGATGGATCTGGTAGAGATTAATGAAGCGTTTGCGGCGCAGTGTCTGGCGTGCCAGAAGACTCTGGGAATCCCGGACGAAAAACTGAATGTCAACGGCAGCGGTATTTCACTGGGACATCCTGTGGGAGCAACCGGTTCCCGGCTTGTGATCACCCTGATGTACGAGCTGAAGAGAAGAAAGCAGAAATACGGACTTGCCACACTGTGCGCCGGAGGCGGCATGGGAACGGCAGTTATCATTGAAATGGCGTAA